From Sphingobacterium bambusae:
ATCAACGAAGGCAAGGAAGCGCTTGTACATCTCTACGCCTATGCGGGCTTTCCACGCAGCATCCGGGGTCTACAGACGTTTATGCATGTCTTGGACGAACGAAAGGAGAAGGGTATCCGCGATAGCGTCGGTGCAACAGCTTCGCCCATCGACCAAAAGGAAGACAAGTATCACCGCGGTAAGCGGGTGCTCGAAGAGCTAACTGGCGCAGCGGAGAACGGCCGTTCGGTAGGCTACGGTGCATTCGCTCCGGCTATCGATGTGTTTCTCAAGGAACACCTCTTTGCCGATATCTTCGAGCGGGATGTCTTGAGCTACGCCGAGCGGGAGTTGGTCACCGTATCTGTACTAAGCAGCCTCGGCGGACTAGAACCCATGTTAGCATCGCATTTAAAGATCTGTTTCAATGTGGGGCTTAACGCGGAACAGCTACAGCAATTTGTTGAAGAGATCCGTAACAACATCGGCGAACAAGAAGCGGATGCAGCTCGACAGGTACTGGATGTTATTCTCGCAGAGCAGATGCCATCCCAATAGATACATTTAATATATTACAGATGAAAACTTATCCCAACAGCATAAGCCTTTTCGGACTCAGCCTCTTTATAGTTACGGCTTGTCAGCTAGACAGCCCGTCGCAAGCAGATGTCGAACACAAGAGTGCGCAGCATAGCTTTCCTCGAGGAGAAAAGGTTACCAACAACAATTTCACAGGCGAAGTATGGCTCAACTACCTCGTCGAAACAGATAGCGTCCACAACGTCAATATCGGCGCAGTGACATTCGCTCCCGGAGCACGAACCAATTGGCATTACCATCAGGGCGGACAGATACTGTTGGTCACCGAAGGTCGGGGGCTCTACCAAGAAAAGGGCAAACCCATTACGGTTATTGAAAAAGGCGCTGTCGTTAAATGTCCTCCAGATATTGAGCATTGGCATGGCGCTACGGCAAGCGACTCCATGACCCACGTTGCCATCGGCACCAATACCAACGTTGGCGGCGCCATATGGCTGGCACCCGTCACGGATGAAGAATATCGCCAACACGAATTGTA
This genomic window contains:
- a CDS encoding carboxymuconolactone decarboxylase family protein; its protein translation is MNNKKLSLLWIILFSTFTSALQAQHAANGHNLLSAKQKSLIAIAAVAAKGDLPKLAAALHSALDAGLSINEGKEALVHLYAYAGFPRSIRGLQTFMHVLDERKEKGIRDSVGATASPIDQKEDKYHRGKRVLEELTGAAENGRSVGYGAFAPAIDVFLKEHLFADIFERDVLSYAERELVTVSVLSSLGGLEPMLASHLKICFNVGLNAEQLQQFVEEIRNNIGEQEADAARQVLDVILAEQMPSQ
- a CDS encoding cupin domain-containing protein, translating into MKTYPNSISLFGLSLFIVTACQLDSPSQADVEHKSAQHSFPRGEKVTNNNFTGEVWLNYLVETDSVHNVNIGAVTFAPGARTNWHYHQGGQILLVTEGRGLYQEKGKPITVIEKGAVVKCPPDIEHWHGATASDSMTHVAIGTNTNVGGAIWLAPVTDEEYRQHEL